One part of the Muntiacus reevesi chromosome 18, mMunRee1.1, whole genome shotgun sequence genome encodes these proteins:
- the LOC136149633 gene encoding keratin-associated protein 4-7-like encodes MVNSCCGSICSDQSCGQSLCQETCCQPSCCQTTCCRTTCCRPSCGVSSCCRPQCCQPVCCQPTCPRPTCCISSCYRPSCCGSSCGSSCCRPTCCISSCCRPRCCQSVCCQPTCSRISNCCRPSCCLRPVCGRVSCHTTCYRPTCVISTCPRPVCCPSSCC; translated from the exons ATGGTCAACTCCTGTTGTGGCTCCATCTGCTCTGACCAGAGCTGTGGCCAAAGTCTCTGCCAGGAGACCTGCTGCCAGCCCAGCTGCTGCCAGACCACCTGCTGCAGGACCACCTGCTGCCGCCCCAGCTGTGGTGTGTCCAGCTGCTGCCG GCCCCAGTGCTGCCAGCCTGTGTgctgccagcccacctgcccTCGCCCCACCTGCTGCATCTCTAGCTGCTACCGCCCCTCTTGCTGTGGGTCCAGCTGTGGTTCCAGCTGCTGCAGGCCTACCTGCTGCATCTCCAGCTGCTGCAGGCCCCGCTGTTGCCAGTCTGTGTGCTGCCAGCCCACCTGCTCCCGCATCTCCAACTGCTGCCGCCCGAGCTGCTGCCTGCGCCCAGTGTGCGGCCGGGTCTCCTGCCACACCACTTGCTATCGGCCCACCTGTGTCATCTCCACCTGCCCCCGCCCCGTGTGCTGTCCCTCCTCTTGCTGCTGA
- the LOC136149631 gene encoding keratin-associated protein 4-7-like — protein sequence MVSSCCGSVCSDQSCGRSLCQETCCQPSCCQTTCCRTTCCRPSCGVSSCYSPICCQPSCPRPTCCISSCYRPSCCVSSFGSSCCRPTCCISSCCRPTCCISSCCRPRCCQSVCCQPTCSRISSCCRPSCCLSPVCGRVSCHTTCYRPTCVISTCPRPVCCPSSCC from the coding sequence ATGGTCAGCTCCTGTTGTGGCTCCGTCTGCTCTGACCAGAGCTGTGGCCGAAGTCTCTGCCAGGAGACCTGCTGCCAGCCCAGCTGCTGCCAGACCACCTGCTGCAGGACCACCTGCTGCCGCCCCAGCTGTGGTGTGTCCAGCTGCTACAGTCCCATCTGCTGCCAGCCCTCCTGCCCTCGCCCCACCTGCTGCATCTCTAGCTGCTACCGCCCCTCCTGCTGTGTTTCCAGCTTTGGTTCCAGCTGCTGCAGGCCTACCTGCTGCATCTCCAGCTGCTGCAGGCCTACCTGCTGCATCTCCAGCTGCTGCAGGCCCCGCTGTTGCCAGTCTGTGTGCTGCCAGCCCACCTGCTCCCGCATCTCCAGCTGCTGCCGCCCGAGCTGCTGCCTGAGCCCAGTGTGTGGCCGGGTCTCCTGCCACACCACTTGCTATCGGCCCACCTGTGTCATCTCCACCTGCCCCCGCCCCGTGTGCTGTCCCTCCTCTTGCTGCTGA
- the LOC136149630 gene encoding keratin-associated protein 4-7-like isoform X2: protein MVGSYCGSVCSDQSCGRSLCQETCCQPSCCQTTCCRTTCCRPSCGVSSCCRPICCQPTCCISSCCRPQCCQPVCCQPTCPRPTCCISSCFRPSCCGSSCGSSCCRPTCCISSCCRPRCCQSVCCQPTCSRISSCCRPSCCLRPVCGRVSCHTACYRPTCVISTCPRPVCCPSSCC from the exons ATGGTCGGCTCCTATTGTGGCTCCGTCTGCTCTGACCAGAGCTGTGGCCGAAGTCTCTGCCAGGAGACCTGCTGCCAGCCCAGCTGCTGCCAGACCACCTGCTGCAGGACCACCTGCTGCCGCCCCAGCTGTGGTGTGTCCAGCTGCTGCCGCCCCATCTgctgcca ACCTACTTGTTGCATCTCCAGCTGCTGCAGGCCCCAGTGCTGCCAGCCTGTGTgctgccagcccacctgcccTCGCCCCACCTGCTGCATCTCTAGTTGTTTCCGCCCCTCCTGCTGTGGTTCCAGCTGTGGTTCCAGCTGCTGCAGGCCTACCTGCTGCATCTCCAGCTGCTGCAGGCCCCGCTGTTGCCAGTCTGTGTGCTGCCAGCCCACCTGCTCCCGCATCTCCAGCTGCTGCCGCCCGAGCTGCTGCCTGCGCCCAGTGTGTGGCCGGGTCTCCTGCCACACCGCTTGCTATCGGCCCACCTGTGTCATCTCCACCTGCCCCCGCCCCGTGTGCTGTCCCTCCTCTTGCTGCTGA
- the LOC136149630 gene encoding keratin-associated protein 4-7-like isoform X1, which yields MVGSYCGSVCSDQSCGRSLCQETCCQPSCCQTTCCRTTCCRPSCGVSSCCRPICCQPTCPRPTCCISSCYRPSCCGSSCGSSCCRPTCCISSCCRPQCCQPVCCQPTCPRPTCCISSCFRPSCCGSSCGSSCCRPTCCISSCCRPRCCQSVCCQPTCSRISSCCRPSCCLRPVCGRVSCHTACYRPTCVISTCPRPVCCPSSCC from the coding sequence ATGGTCGGCTCCTATTGTGGCTCCGTCTGCTCTGACCAGAGCTGTGGCCGAAGTCTCTGCCAGGAGACCTGCTGCCAGCCCAGCTGCTGCCAGACCACCTGCTGCAGGACCACCTGCTGCCGCCCCAGCTGTGGTGTGTCCAGCTGCTGCCGCCCCATCTgctgccagcccacctgcccTCGCCCCACCTGCTGCATCTCTAGCTGCTACCGCCCCTCCTGCTGTGGGTCCAGCTGTGGTTCCAGCTGCTGCAGACCTACTTGTTGCATCTCCAGCTGCTGCAGGCCCCAGTGCTGCCAGCCTGTGTgctgccagcccacctgcccTCGCCCCACCTGCTGCATCTCTAGTTGTTTCCGCCCCTCCTGCTGTGGTTCCAGCTGTGGTTCCAGCTGCTGCAGGCCTACCTGCTGCATCTCCAGCTGCTGCAGGCCCCGCTGTTGCCAGTCTGTGTGCTGCCAGCCCACCTGCTCCCGCATCTCCAGCTGCTGCCGCCCGAGCTGCTGCCTGCGCCCAGTGTGTGGCCGGGTCTCCTGCCACACCGCTTGCTATCGGCCCACCTGTGTCATCTCCACCTGCCCCCGCCCCGTGTGCTGTCCCTCCTCTTGCTGCTGA
- the LOC136149630 gene encoding keratin-associated protein 4-7-like isoform X3: MVGSYCGSVCSDQSCGRSLCQETCCQPSCCQTTCCRTTCCRPSCGVPTCCISSCCRPQCCQPVCCQPTCPRPTCCISSCFRPSCCGSSCGSSCCRPTCCISSCCRPRCCQSVCCQPTCSRISSCCRPSCCLRPVCGRVSCHTACYRPTCVISTCPRPVCCPSSCC, from the exons ATGGTCGGCTCCTATTGTGGCTCCGTCTGCTCTGACCAGAGCTGTGGCCGAAGTCTCTGCCAGGAGACCTGCTGCCAGCCCAGCTGCTGCCAGACCACCTGCTGCAGGACCACCTGCTGCCGCCCCAGCTGTGGTGT ACCTACTTGTTGCATCTCCAGCTGCTGCAGGCCCCAGTGCTGCCAGCCTGTGTgctgccagcccacctgcccTCGCCCCACCTGCTGCATCTCTAGTTGTTTCCGCCCCTCCTGCTGTGGTTCCAGCTGTGGTTCCAGCTGCTGCAGGCCTACCTGCTGCATCTCCAGCTGCTGCAGGCCCCGCTGTTGCCAGTCTGTGTGCTGCCAGCCCACCTGCTCCCGCATCTCCAGCTGCTGCCGCCCGAGCTGCTGCCTGCGCCCAGTGTGTGGCCGGGTCTCCTGCCACACCGCTTGCTATCGGCCCACCTGTGTCATCTCCACCTGCCCCCGCCCCGTGTGCTGTCCCTCCTCTTGCTGCTGA